In one window of Dokdonia sp. PRO95 DNA:
- the rlmB gene encoding 23S rRNA (guanosine(2251)-2'-O)-methyltransferase RlmB — protein MQKDLQIFGTRAIIEAIQAGKEIDKVFLQKGLHNPLLSELNTLIKKNGVQTSHVPIEKLNKLTQQNHQGAIAVVSAISFYDFEELVNAVVETEAAPLFILLDQLSDVRNFGAIIRTAECTGVHGIIIPKKGGAPVNGVAIKTSAGAAFNIPIAKVDHIKDAIYYLQGSGVQVVAATEKTDTTLFETDLTPPTAIVMGREDSGVSPGVLKIVDKQAKLPLKGSIASLNVSVACGAFLYEIVRQRS, from the coding sequence ATGCAAAAAGACCTACAAATCTTTGGTACTCGTGCCATCATAGAAGCTATACAAGCTGGTAAAGAAATAGATAAAGTTTTTCTTCAAAAAGGGCTTCACAACCCTTTATTGAGCGAACTCAATACACTCATCAAAAAAAATGGTGTACAAACTTCACATGTACCTATTGAAAAACTAAACAAACTAACACAGCAAAATCACCAAGGTGCTATTGCCGTAGTAAGCGCGATTTCATTTTATGATTTTGAAGAGCTTGTAAATGCTGTTGTAGAAACCGAAGCTGCTCCCCTATTTATATTATTAGATCAATTATCTGATGTAAGAAATTTTGGTGCCATTATACGTACTGCAGAATGTACAGGCGTGCATGGTATCATTATCCCTAAAAAAGGTGGCGCTCCAGTAAATGGTGTGGCTATAAAAACTTCGGCCGGAGCTGCTTTTAACATTCCTATTGCCAAGGTTGACCATATTAAAGATGCCATTTATTACCTACAAGGATCAGGAGTGCAAGTGGTAGCGGCAACAGAAAAAACTGATACTACTTTATTTGAAACAGACCTTACACCACCTACGGCTATAGTAATGGGTCGTGAAGACAGTGGTGTATCTCCTGGCGTTCTCAAAATTGTAGATAAACAAGCAAAACTTCCTCTTAAAGGCTCTATTGCTTCATTAAATGTTTCGGTTGCTTGTGGTGCTTTTTTATATGAAATAGTTAGACAACGCTCATAA
- a CDS encoding SusD/RagB family nutrient-binding outer membrane lipoprotein, with product MKKIFYSILALSMIFATNSCETTELDLLESPTQVGQDQLDPQFLFNNIQLNFAGFASTTGGYGSFASSVTRQFSMTGSSVYAGAYSPGTFNGIWSNAYAGLLQDIQTLENFPEAETNFSYQLGVSKILKAQVLFTLVDFFGDVPLEEALQGADNQSPNFTDQVSVYLAAFDELNQGRALLSSGTGIEPLEDFFYGLANSSTSRGKWITAANSLELRALNNAKAGASDLGIDVTGRITALLNDNNLIDDASEDLQFNYGANRLNPNTRHPGYSLNYENDSSGYLANYLMWEMTQEKGFDDPRLFYYFYRQDTNAQNEDIFTLGCAVQSAPGHYASVTSIYEDVDVTVPFCTAVPSRGYWGRDHGDDNGIPPDNTKRTVWGLYPAGGAFDVGDAAGIQNEGADGLLGAGIEPILLSSHIAFIKSEIALELGIGDAQASLEEAIRFSMDKVTSFGGLNPSTIVVADDSGTAANEEVLLGEFLASQAQIDNYVNFVNDAYDQAVGNDAKLNVVMKEHHIASFGNGLEVYNAYRRTGFPNNMQPSLNPNPGDFYRSALYPDSSINNNPNAQQADISRQVFWDKNPAGFIN from the coding sequence ATGAAAAAAATATTTTATTCTATATTGGCATTATCTATGATATTTGCTACTAATTCGTGCGAGACCACAGAGTTAGATTTACTAGAGAGTCCTACTCAAGTAGGACAAGACCAACTTGATCCGCAATTCTTGTTTAATAATATTCAATTAAATTTTGCAGGATTTGCTTCAACTACAGGAGGGTATGGATCATTTGCTTCATCTGTAACTAGACAGTTCTCAATGACAGGATCTAGTGTTTATGCAGGTGCATACTCCCCAGGTACTTTCAACGGAATTTGGTCAAACGCTTACGCAGGATTACTTCAAGATATTCAAACACTTGAAAATTTCCCAGAAGCTGAAACAAACTTCTCTTATCAATTGGGTGTATCCAAGATATTAAAAGCTCAGGTCCTTTTTACATTAGTTGATTTCTTTGGAGATGTTCCACTAGAAGAAGCTTTACAAGGCGCTGATAATCAAAGTCCAAATTTCACTGATCAAGTATCAGTTTATTTAGCAGCATTTGATGAATTAAATCAAGGTAGAGCATTACTTTCTTCAGGTACTGGTATTGAACCATTAGAAGACTTCTTCTATGGACTTGCCAACTCTTCTACTTCAAGAGGAAAATGGATTACAGCAGCAAACTCATTAGAGCTTCGTGCATTAAACAATGCAAAAGCAGGTGCTAGTGACTTAGGCATTGATGTTACAGGAAGAATTACTGCATTATTGAATGACAATAATTTAATCGATGATGCTTCAGAAGATCTTCAATTTAACTATGGTGCCAATAGATTAAACCCTAACACTCGTCATCCAGGATACAGTTTGAATTATGAAAATGATTCTTCTGGATATTTAGCTAATTACTTGATGTGGGAGATGACACAAGAAAAAGGCTTTGATGATCCAAGATTATTCTATTATTTCTACCGCCAAGATACTAACGCACAGAATGAGGATATATTTACTCTAGGATGTGCTGTACAATCAGCACCGGGACACTATGCTAGTGTTACTTCAATATATGAAGACGTTGATGTTACTGTACCTTTTTGTACTGCAGTTCCTTCTAGAGGTTACTGGGGTCGTGATCACGGAGATGACAATGGTATACCACCAGACAACACAAAAAGAACAGTATGGGGACTTTACCCTGCTGGAGGTGCGTTTGACGTAGGTGATGCTGCTGGAATTCAGAATGAAGGAGCAGATGGTCTTTTAGGAGCTGGGATAGAACCAATTCTTTTGAGTTCACACATCGCTTTTATTAAATCGGAAATTGCCTTAGAATTAGGAATAGGTGATGCTCAAGCTAGTCTTGAAGAAGCTATCAGATTCTCAATGGATAAAGTAACTTCTTTTGGAGGATTAAATCCATCTACTATTGTTGTTGCAGATGATTCAGGTACGGCAGCTAATGAGGAGGTTTTATTAGGAGAATTTTTAGCTTCACAAGCTCAAATTGACAACTATGTCAATTTTGTAAATGATGCTTATGATCAAGCTGTTGGGAATGACGCTAAACTCAATGTTGTGATGAAAGAGCATCACATTGCTTCATTTGGTAATGGACTTGAAGTATACAACGCATACCGTCGTACAGGATTCCCTAACAACATGCAACCTTCTTTAAACCCTAATCCAGGAGATTTTTACAGAAGTGCTTTATATCCTGATTCAAGTATCAACAACAATCCAAATGCTCAACAAGCTGATATTTCACGTCAAGTATTTTGGGACAAAAATCCAGCTGGATTTATTAACTAA
- a CDS encoding rhomboid family intramembrane serine protease encodes MNKEADYFKFYNGVVVFPLFFVLLMWGVFWVEIKFGLDFTKWGVRPRTATGIKGVIFSPFIHSGIKHLWHNTVPLLVLSAALFYFYRKISWRVLLLLVILSGTGTWLIGRDSYHIGMSGVIYALVSFLFFKGILAKHFRLIALSLIVVFLYGSLIWGTLPTSETISWEGHLSGFIAGGLIALCFRESVPKPVTYNWEQPDYSSDDDPFMQQFDENGNFFELPPEIDQDEGAETIVISYEYKDPKTPEKGSL; translated from the coding sequence ATGAACAAAGAAGCAGATTATTTTAAGTTTTATAATGGGGTAGTAGTATTCCCATTATTCTTTGTTCTCTTAATGTGGGGAGTATTCTGGGTAGAGATAAAGTTTGGTTTAGACTTTACTAAGTGGGGAGTGAGACCACGTACGGCAACGGGAATAAAAGGTGTGATTTTCTCACCATTTATTCATTCTGGAATCAAACATTTATGGCACAATACCGTACCATTACTCGTGCTTAGTGCCGCCTTGTTCTATTTTTATAGGAAAATTTCTTGGCGTGTTCTTTTACTTCTTGTCATATTGAGCGGCACAGGTACTTGGCTAATAGGTCGGGACTCATACCATATCGGAATGAGCGGAGTGATATATGCGCTAGTTTCTTTTCTCTTCTTTAAAGGGATCCTAGCAAAGCACTTTCGACTTATTGCACTATCATTAATAGTTGTATTTCTTTATGGTAGTCTCATATGGGGAACACTTCCCACTAGTGAGACTATATCTTGGGAAGGGCATTTATCTGGATTTATAGCTGGAGGATTGATTGCGTTATGCTTTCGCGAAAGCGTACCAAAACCAGTTACATATAATTGGGAGCAACCTGATTATTCTTCAGATGATGATCCATTCATGCAGCAGTTTGATGAAAATGGAAACTTCTTTGAACTGCCTCCAGAAATTGATCAAGATGAAGGAGCGGAAACTATTGTGATAAGTTATGAGTACAAAGATCCTAAAACACCGGAAAAAGGTAGTTTATGA
- a CDS encoding DUF5723 family protein yields the protein MKYILGFLFLVLTYTVSAQNKQLLYNVQELPQSLLSNPASVITFDKHIGIPFLSGFSVEGGSSGVSAYDLFRSDRDINTSIDIAIAELDSKDYFGVNQQLEILSFGWRSRKSEVYYSGGLYHEIDALVYFPKDIAVLAYRGNADYIDRAFDFSDLSFTAESLSVYHFGLQKQVNDSWQLGVRAKVYMSVANINSTDNTGTFVTRTTPEGPNFYSHQLRNVSLGVNTSGIASLFEEEESTEVNEIVSNAFLSDNAGFGLDVGFTHFINDQWLVTGSLIDIGFVRHKADVKNFSARGDYETSGIELEFPGAIQGVETTSYWQELEDEFEDAVTLEDSLSSPYISWRPLKINGSVQYSFGEDRGEGCNCRSKSKRIYKNRVGAHLYSIKRPRGFQTALTGYYEKQWGNKLLSRVTYTYDKRSSKNIGLLMSAKIDKFNLYLAADNLLEYSNLAKARGASLQLGMQLVFNNK from the coding sequence ATGAAATATATACTTGGTTTTCTTTTTCTGGTATTAACCTATACCGTTTCAGCACAGAATAAACAGCTATTGTACAATGTGCAAGAGTTGCCTCAGTCACTGTTAAGTAATCCAGCAAGTGTTATTACTTTTGACAAGCATATAGGAATCCCTTTTTTATCTGGATTTTCTGTAGAGGGTGGCTCATCTGGAGTTAGTGCTTACGACCTCTTTAGGTCAGATAGAGATATTAATACCTCTATTGATATTGCGATCGCTGAGCTTGATAGTAAAGATTACTTTGGTGTAAATCAGCAACTAGAGATTTTGTCTTTTGGATGGAGGTCAAGGAAGTCAGAAGTTTATTACTCTGGAGGTTTGTATCATGAGATAGATGCACTTGTCTACTTCCCAAAAGACATCGCAGTACTGGCCTATAGAGGTAATGCAGATTATATTGATAGGGCGTTTGACTTTTCTGATCTTTCGTTTACTGCAGAGTCTCTCTCTGTATATCACTTTGGATTGCAGAAGCAAGTAAACGACTCTTGGCAATTAGGGGTGCGAGCTAAAGTATATATGAGTGTTGCAAATATTAATAGTACTGATAATACTGGGACTTTTGTAACGAGAACTACACCGGAGGGGCCCAATTTTTATAGTCATCAACTACGTAATGTAAGTCTAGGAGTAAACACTTCTGGTATTGCATCATTGTTTGAAGAAGAAGAGTCTACAGAAGTAAATGAAATTGTTAGTAATGCTTTTCTTAGTGATAATGCTGGATTTGGTTTAGATGTAGGGTTCACACATTTTATTAATGATCAATGGCTAGTCACTGGAAGTCTTATCGATATTGGTTTTGTGAGGCATAAAGCAGATGTGAAGAATTTTAGTGCTAGAGGTGATTATGAGACTAGTGGTATTGAGCTTGAATTTCCAGGCGCTATACAGGGAGTCGAGACTACTTCATACTGGCAGGAACTAGAAGATGAGTTTGAAGATGCCGTAACTCTTGAAGATAGTTTATCTAGCCCTTATATTAGTTGGCGTCCTTTAAAAATAAATGGCTCTGTACAGTATTCTTTTGGTGAGGATAGGGGAGAGGGGTGTAATTGTAGATCCAAATCAAAAAGAATTTATAAAAATCGAGTGGGTGCACATTTATATAGCATAAAGAGGCCTAGAGGTTTTCAAACTGCATTGACGGGTTACTATGAAAAACAGTGGGGGAATAAATTACTCTCGCGTGTTACGTATACTTATGACAAACGTTCAAGTAAGAATATTGGGCTTTTAATGAGTGCAAAAATTGATAAATTTAATCTCTATCTTGCTGCAGATAACTTACTAGAATATTCAAATCTTGCAAAGGCTAGAGGAGCGAGTTTACAACTTGGAATGCAACTAGTATTCAATAACAAATAA
- a CDS encoding replication-associated recombination protein A produces the protein MNTPLAERLRPKKLEDYLSQQHLVGPNGSLQQALKAGIIPSLILWGPPGIGKTTLATIISEESNRPFYTLSAINSGVKDIRDVIDKAKQSGGLFTQKNPILFIDEIHRFSKSQQDSLLGAVERGWVTLVGATTENPSFEVIPALLSRCQVYILKPFEKKDLELLLHRAITEDSILQKKDITLKETEALLRLSGGDARKLLNIFELIVTTESQKEVIVTNDMVQSKVQQNIVRYDKTGEQHYDIISAFIKSIRGSDPNAAVYWLARMIEGGEDVKFIARRLIIAASEDIGNANPTALVIANNCFQAVTTIGYPEARIILSQCVTYLATSPKSNASYLAIGKAQQLVKQTGDLSVPLPLRNAPTKLMKEIGYGDDYKYSHDFPGSFVKQEFMPPEISGTRFYEPTNNAREKALRESLKEKWGSKYGY, from the coding sequence ATGAATACTCCTCTTGCAGAAAGGTTACGCCCAAAAAAATTAGAAGATTACCTCAGCCAGCAACACCTTGTAGGCCCTAACGGATCACTACAACAGGCGTTAAAGGCGGGTATAATACCGTCGCTTATTTTGTGGGGACCTCCAGGTATAGGAAAAACGACTCTTGCAACTATTATCTCCGAAGAGTCCAACAGACCTTTCTACACGTTGAGCGCTATAAACAGCGGAGTTAAAGATATACGTGACGTTATTGATAAAGCAAAGCAAAGCGGAGGGCTTTTTACACAAAAAAACCCTATCCTTTTTATAGACGAGATTCATAGATTTTCAAAATCGCAGCAAGACTCTCTACTAGGAGCAGTAGAGCGCGGTTGGGTAACCTTAGTAGGTGCTACTACAGAAAACCCAAGTTTTGAGGTTATTCCCGCATTGCTCTCTCGTTGTCAAGTATATATCCTAAAACCCTTTGAAAAGAAGGATTTAGAATTATTACTTCATAGGGCAATTACAGAAGATAGTATTCTCCAGAAGAAAGATATCACACTCAAAGAAACAGAAGCATTACTCCGCCTAAGTGGCGGAGATGCTCGTAAACTACTCAATATATTTGAACTTATAGTAACTACAGAGTCTCAAAAAGAGGTAATTGTTACTAATGATATGGTGCAATCTAAAGTGCAACAAAATATTGTACGATATGATAAGACTGGAGAGCAGCATTACGATATAATTTCTGCTTTCATCAAATCAATACGAGGAAGTGACCCTAATGCAGCTGTTTACTGGCTTGCACGTATGATAGAAGGCGGGGAGGATGTGAAGTTTATTGCTCGCCGTCTTATTATTGCTGCTTCTGAAGATATTGGGAATGCAAATCCGACGGCACTGGTAATTGCTAATAATTGTTTTCAAGCCGTGACAACTATTGGGTATCCTGAAGCGCGCATTATACTTAGTCAGTGCGTGACTTACCTTGCCACTTCTCCAAAAAGTAATGCATCATACCTTGCAATAGGCAAAGCGCAACAACTAGTAAAACAAACAGGAGACTTATCTGTACCACTCCCGTTACGCAATGCGCCAACGAAGTTGATGAAAGAAATAGGGTATGGTGATGATTACAAGTATTCACATGACTTCCCAGGTAGTTTTGTAAAGCAAGAATTTATGCCACCCGAAATAAGTGGCACTAGATTTTACGAACCCACTAATAACGCGCGCGAAAAAGCTTTACGCGAAAGTTTAAAAGAAAAATGGGGTTCTAAATACGGATATTAA